The following nucleotide sequence is from Nocardioides eburneiflavus.
CTTGGCCGACCGCGCCACTGCGCGGGTGAGGGGGAGCAGCTCGTCGACGGTGACCGGCAGCGACGTCTCGTTGCCGAGGACGTTGTTGGACGCCGAGTCACCGACCAGCAGGAGGTCGATGCCGGCCTCGTCGAAGGTGGCCGCGGTGTACATGTCGTAGGCCGTCAGCATCGTGATCTTCTCGCCGCGCTCCTTCATCTCCCGCAGGTGATGGGTGCGTACGCGCTTCACGGGCGCAGTCGGTGCTGCTGGGCCGGAGCCGTAGGGCGCGGTCTCCTCGGACGGTGTCGTCATCGCTCGCTCCTCGTCATCTCGCAGCTCCCCGGTGGAGTCCACGGACCACGATCAGGCTAGTCCCGCGCAGGGCCGACGGCGCTGTGGCGGTGGTCACTCCCGCGTCGGTCTGGGCGGGTCACCGCGGAGAGACCCGGAGGACCCGGTCGCGGGCGCCGTTGTCGGTCGTGAGGAGGAGGTCACCGTTGCGGGCGGACGTCACCGACCGCAGCCGACCGAAGCGCTGGAGGGCGGCGGGACGGGTCATCCCGACCAAGGTGCCCCGGCCGTCGAACCGCAGGAATCGCACCTCCGAGCCCTTGAGGGCGGCCACCGCGAGGCTGCCGTCCAGCGAGCCCCACTGCCGGCCGCGCACCCAGGCGGCGCCCGAGGTGGCGATGGTCGGGGAGCCGGAGGACCAGGCCGCCTCCTGCTGCTCGCCCGGGAGCGACTGGTCGGTCATCGGGACCGACTCGTCGTAGCCGGGCACCGGGTGCCATCCGTAGTCGCCGCCGGGGACGAGCAGGTTGACCTCGTCGTCGCGGGAGCTGCCGTGCTCGACCGACCAGAGCGAGCCGTCCGCACGCTGCGCCAGGCCCTGCACGTTGCGGTGTCCGTAGGTGTAGACGTAGCGCCGGTCGCCGGCCGCACCTGCGAACGGGTTGTCGGACATCGGGGCGCCGGTGCGCCGGTTGATCCGCAGCACCTTCCCGCCCAGGGAGTCGAGGTCGCGGGGGTTGGTGCCGACGGCGGCGTCGCCGGTGCCGATCACGAGCCCGGGGCCCTGCTGCTCGAGCAGCAGGCGGCACCCGCCGTGACGGCCACTGGTGGCGGGCAGGCCGGAGATCATCGTGCGCCTCCTGGACAGGGAACGCCATCCCTTGTCGACCCGCCAGCGGGTGACCCGCACCTCGGGCCCGTTGCGGGTCCTGGCGCCGTGGCAGGCCCAGACCTGCCCGCGGTCGGCGTCGACGACGACCGACATCAGCCCGGTCTCGCCGGAGACCCACACCCGGCTCGACAGGTCGGCGAGCGTGCGCCTCTTGCCCGCGCGGACGACGCTGAGGCGGGCGCGGTCGCGCTCGGAGACCACGATCCGCCCGCCCGATGCCTGCTGGACGTCCCACGGGTGCTCGAGGCCACGAGCGACCGTACGGATCCGCAGCGAGGGTGCCTCGGCGCGCGCGGCGGGTGCGGCTCCGGGGGCTGTGCCGGCGGTCGACGGCGGGCCGGCGAGGAGCAGGCCGGCAGCGAGCGTGCAGAGGGACACGGACAGCGACATGGCGCGAAGGTGGCGGTGCACGATCGTCACGCTACGCATCGACTCCGGTCACGGCCAGTGGTCCGGCCAGGCGTCGCTGAACACCCGGCCCACCTCCTCGGCTCCTGACCGCACGCCGTCCACTGCGCGGCCGGCCCTGTCCACGACGGTGTCACGCACCTCCTCCAGCGGCTCGACGACGTAGTTCTCGAGGGCCTGCTGCGCCTGGTAGGCGGCCTCGCTCCGGGCGAAGTCGTAGAGGCGGTCGTGGGCGGGGGTGTCCCGCCCGGGCACGAGGTCCACCTGGTCGTCGCGGTCGATCACGATGTTGGTGATGTTGTCCAGCGACGCCGTGCCGCTGTCCAGGTAGCTGGTGTGCCGGTCGAGGATCGCTTCGCCGTCCTGCAGGTGCCACGGCGTGTCGGTGCCGTCGGAGGAGACGTCGAACCGGTTGGCCCCGAACGCCTCCTGGCTCGGGTCGTCGCCCAGCCCGAGGTTGCCGAGGTGGACCGTGTCGCCGCCGAGGTTGATCGGCACGTCGATGGAGATCTCGCCCCCCAGCCAGGTGACGAAGTCGTTCTCGCGGGAGCCGACGTAGACCTCGCCCACCGGGGCGTCCAGACCGGAGACGTCGTGCACCCCGCCGCCCGCGCCGGGGCTGCCGATGAGCACCAGCGAGTCCTCGTCGAGCCCGTCGGCGGCGGCGTGCGCCGCGGTGGTGGAGCCGTAGCTGTGCCCGATGACGGTGAGGTGGGACTGCCCGGTGGGGCTGTCGCCGGTGTAGGTGGCCCGCAGGCCGTCGACGAAGTCGCTGAGCAGGTGACCGCCGTTCTCGGCGAGGCCCTCCTGCGTCACCCCGGCGATGTCGGCGAGCTCGCTGGTGATCCCCTCGGCGGCGCTGGGGGCGTCGTAGCCCATCCAGGCGATCGCGGCGATGTCCTCGCCCTTGCTCTGCGCGTCGAGGAAGAGGTTGAGCGCGTCCTGGCCCTGGGACTCCATCTTGGTCATGTCATTGGTGAGGCCGGGCACGATCACGGCCGTGTCGTCGGCGGTGTCCGGGTCGCCGTAGCTCACCGCGGCGGCCCCGTCGCCGTCGAACGCGTGGGGCAGGTAGACGATCAGGTTGGTGTCGATCGGCTCGCCGGCGTGCTGGGGCGGCTGCCCGAGCGCCATCGCGTCGCGGGTGGCCTCGACACGTCGGAGCCAGGCCTGCTCCTCGTCGGTGAGGCTGCCGTCGGCCTGGCGCTGGAGGAGGTAGTCCTCGTCGCGGTCGAGCATCCCGCGGTTGGCCTCGTCACGATCGCCGGTGGGGATGCCGTTGGTGTTGCCGACGAGCTCCGGGAAGGCGATCGCGAGCGCCGCGCGCTGCTCGTCGGTGAGCGACCCCCACCACTCGGTGACCGAGCGGGGGTCGGGGCGCGAGGCCAGCTGGCGGCGCAGGTCCTCGACGTCGACCCGGCCCGGGGCGTCGCGGGCGTCCCTGCCCTCGCCGAGGGTGTCGACCGACGACAGGGCGGCGATGACCCGGTCCTCGTCGGCACGTACGCGCTCGAGCCAGGCCTCGCGGTCGGCGACGATGCGGTCGTGGCGCCGGGCGAGCGCCGCGGCCTCGTCCTGGAGCTCGTCGGCCTGGTCGGCCTCGGCGCCGTCGGCGCGCGACCACAGCGACTCGCGGTCGCGGTTGTAGGCCACCCGGTCGTCGTCGAGGCGCTCGTGCTCGGCGCGGCGGGTGGCCATCTGGTCGAGGTAGACGTCGACGGCGGTGAGGGCCTTCTCCAGGGCCGCGACCGCGGCGTCGGCCCGGCGGCCGAGGGAGGTCATGGCGTGGCCCGCCGCCTCGGCGGCGTCGCCGGTCCACCCCGCGGGGGCGCCGTGGGCGGACATCCACGAGGTCACGTCGGAGGTGGCGATCGCAGCGGCGCGCAGGTCGGTGGCGACGGCGGAGGCCGAGGGGCGTACGTCGGGCTCGGGCCACGCCGCGATCGGGGCGGGGACGTGGATGGTGGTCATCGGTCCGCCCACGGCACGAGGTCGCGCAGGTCTGTCGACGCCTGCTGGTCGGTGGCGAAGAAGTCGAGGCGGACGGCCGACAGGGCCTGCGAGTGGCTGATGGCCGCCTGCTCCATCGCATCGATCTCGGTGCGCCAGGTCTCCACGAAGCGGGTGGCCGCCGCTGCGACGCGCGGCCCCAGCTCGGCGACCTCGGCCTGGGTGAGGTTGCGGCTGGCGGAGTGGAGCACGTCGGCCTGCTCGTCCCAGTCGCGAGCGGCCTGGATGATGACGGGGTAGGGGACCTGGGTCACGGGTGGCCACCCGCCTCGGAGAACGCCGCGTCGGCCACCGGGCGCGAGGTGAGGGTGAGGTCCACGCCGCCCTCCACGACGTGGGCGACGAGGCGGTGACCGTCACGGAGCGCCTCGAGGGTGGGGCGCTCCTCGCGCTCCAGCGGCCGGGCCTGCCAGCCGAGGTCGAGCAGCGCCTTGCCGACCCGTCGCAGCTCGGGGACCTCGTTGCCCGGAGCCGGGAAGGAGGTCGCCACCGTCAAGTGCTGCTGCGCGGCCTCCTCGTGGTGCTTCCAGAACCGGACGCCGTCCGGGAGGTCCGTGCCCAGGGCGACGCCGAGCACCCGCAGGGCCTCGAGCGCGTCGTCGGCCACCACCTCCGGGTCACCGGTCCACGCGTCAGGATCGGCGGGGCGCGGCTCGGTGGGCGGGAGGAGGACGACGTCGACGTCGGGGTGACGCTCGCGCAGGACCCGGAAGAACGGGTCGGCGGCGGCAGGATCAGGGCGGGCCATGGACCGAGGATGCCCTCTCATCGGCGGCGGAAACCTCCGGGGAACGGGCGGTGGAGAACGCGACCCGACAGGCGTCCGGGTGCGTCAGAAGTCACCGGTGAGGTCGTCGGTCCCGCTGCCGCCCCGGAGCTGGTCGGCGTCCTCGTCGGAGTAGGACACGCACGGGGTCGTGATCTGGACGCGCCACTCCACGCCGTCCTCGGAGCGCCGCTGGCGCTGGACGTAGAGGCTGACGCCGTCCCTCTCCGCCCTGACGCCGGCCTCGTTGGCAGAGGTGCCGAGCGTCCAGCCCGAGCGTGCGAGCTCGTCGGAGACGGCGTCCACACCGGTCTCCCACGTGCCGGCTCCGGCGATGACCCCGCCGTTGATCGTGTACTCGAAGCTGTTGCGCCCCAGTCGACAGCTCATGTGCGACCCACCGAAGCTGTGATCGGTGGGGGCGAGGGCCGCGGTGATGCCGGGGCGGGCTGCCTTCAGCGCCTCCTTGCCCAGCCGCGCCTGGGACGCAGGGTCGGTCGTGTCCCCGCCGGCTCCACCACCGGAGGAGGCGCTGCACGCGCCGAGGACGAGCAGTGCGAGGACGCAGCCGAGAATCCGCATGCCCCCGAGCCTAGGCCCTCCGCGTCGGGCGCGAGAGCTGCACACCGACGCGCGTGGTGGCGTACCCCAGGCGCGTGTTGAGCGCCCGCATCGCTGCGTTGCCGTCCTGGGTCCAGGTGTAGACCTCGGTGATGCCGTGGTCTGCCGCCCACGCCAGGGTGAGGAGCTTGAGGTGGACCGCGAGGCCGCGGCCGCGCCAGTCGGCGCGTACGGCGGTGAGGCCGTTCTCAGCGCGCGTCGGTTGGTCGGGATCGAGGCCCAGGCCGGCGCACCCGACCACCTCACCGTCGTGGAGGCGAGGAACATCGGGTCGGCGAGCCACGAGCGGACCCACCCCTCGGGGGAGACGTCGAGCGGCGTGTCGACCGCGAAGCCGGCGAGCGCCTCCAGCCCGAAGCGGTCGTACGCCGCCTCCCAGAGTCCGGGACGGTCCTGCGCGGTCACGACCTCGATGCCGTCGGGCCGGGGCGTCTGCGCCACGGGACCGTCGATCGAGAAGGTCTGCTCGACCTCACGGTTGACCTCCTCGAACCCAAAGCGCCGGGCGAAGGCGAAAGACTCCTCGTCGTCTGCGCCGGAGCGCAGCATCGGGTAGCCCATTGCCTCGACGTGCTCGACCAGCCGGTGCAGGAGCGCCGTGCCGATGCCGCGACGTCGGTGCTCGGGCAGGACCCGCGGGATGACACTGCCGGAGCCGGCGCTCTCGGCGCGGTTGGCCATTCCGTGACCGACCACGACGCCCTCCTCGCGGGCCAGCACCAGCAGCCGCTCGGGGGTGTCGCCCTCCCGCAGCTCGGCGACGGACTGCGTGCGCTCGTAGGGGATCACCGCGATCCGCACCCGGCGCCACGCCTCGTAGTCCTCGTCGGTCGTGCACGCGCTGATGTCGAGGGCCATGGGGGCAACCTAGGTGTGTCGCGGCAAGTCGTCCCAACCTTTTTCGCCTCCGGTGCAGTTGAGTGGTCAGCACCGGAGGGTCCGGGCACGGGGGGACACGTGGACGAGCAGGGCTTCACCGAGTGGGTGGGCGGGCGGCAGCGCCAGCTGCTGCGCTCGGCCTACCTGCTCAACGGTGACCTGCACCGTGCCGAGGACCTCGTGCAGGAGGCGCTGACCAAGGTGGCGCTGCGTCTCGACGACCTGTCGACGCGGGCCTACCTGCCGGTGACGGACCCGGGCTACGCCATTGCCGACGGCGGGCTGATGGTCGCCGAGGGATGGCTCGACGACGACACCGTGCTGGCGTCGGTGGGTCCGGCCGGCGGCGTGCGGGGGGGCGAGCGTGTCCTGTTCACGTGGGAGGTCGGGTCGGGCGCGCTGTCCCGGATGTCCACCGTGACCGACGACCTGGCGTACGACCTCGCGGTGGGCGCGCTGGCGAGCGGGCCGGTTCCCTAGAGTGGCGGCGTGGACTTCTACTCCGCCTACGCGCAGGGCTTCGCCCGCGTCGCGGCCGTCACCCTGCCGGTGCACCTCGCCGATCCCGCCGCCAACGCCGCCGAGGTCGTCGAGCAGGCCCGCGCCTGCCACGACGACAGCGTCGCGGTTGCGGTGTTCCCGGAGCTGTGCCTGACGGGGTACTCCGTCGACGACCTCTTCCTCCAGGACACCCTGCTCGTCGGCGTGCAGGACGCGATCGCCGAGATCGCCGCGGCGAGTGCCGATCTGATGACCGCGCTCGTCATCGGTGCGCCGATCGTGCAGGGCAACCGGGTCCACAACTGCGCCGTCGTCATCCACCGCGGCTCGGTCCTCGGCGTCGCGCCGAAGTCCTACCTGCCCAACTACCGCGAGTTCTACGAGCGCCGCTGGTTCGCGCCCGGTGACGACCGCGAGCTGGAGTGGGTCACCGTCGCCGGCCAGGACGCGCGGTTCGGGCCCGACCTCGTCTTCCGGTGCCTCGACGTCCCCGGCCTCGACCTCCACGTCGAGGTCTGCGAGGACATGTGGGTGCCGGTGCCGCCCAGCGCGGAGGCCGCGCTCGCCGGGGCGACGGTGCTCGCCAACCTCAGCGGCTCCCCGATCACCGTCGCGCGTGCCGAGGACCGCCGGCTGCTGGTCCGCAGTGCCAGCTCGCGGTGCGCGGCGGCGTACGTCTATGCCGCAGCAGGGCAGGGCGAGTCGACCACGGACCTCAGCTGGGACGGCCAGACGATGGTCTACGAGTGCGGCTCGCTTCTCGGCGAGGGCGAGCGGTTCCCCGACGGGCCTCGCCGTACGGTCGTCGACGTCGACCTCGACCTGATCCGGCAGGAGCGCCTGCGGCAAGGGACGTTCGACGACAACCGGCGCACGCACCGCGAGCGCGTCAACCGCTTCCGCAC
It contains:
- a CDS encoding alpha/beta hydrolase gives rise to the protein MTTIHVPAPIAAWPEPDVRPSASAVATDLRAAAIATSDVTSWMSAHGAPAGWTGDAAEAAGHAMTSLGRRADAAVAALEKALTAVDVYLDQMATRRAEHERLDDDRVAYNRDRESLWSRADGAEADQADELQDEAAALARRHDRIVADREAWLERVRADEDRVIAALSSVDTLGEGRDARDAPGRVDVEDLRRQLASRPDPRSVTEWWGSLTDEQRAALAIAFPELVGNTNGIPTGDRDEANRGMLDRDEDYLLQRQADGSLTDEEQAWLRRVEATRDAMALGQPPQHAGEPIDTNLIVYLPHAFDGDGAAAVSYGDPDTADDTAVIVPGLTNDMTKMESQGQDALNLFLDAQSKGEDIAAIAWMGYDAPSAAEGITSELADIAGVTQEGLAENGGHLLSDFVDGLRATYTGDSPTGQSHLTVIGHSYGSTTAAHAAADGLDEDSLVLIGSPGAGGGVHDVSGLDAPVGEVYVGSRENDFVTWLGGEISIDVPINLGGDTVHLGNLGLGDDPSQEAFGANRFDVSSDGTDTPWHLQDGEAILDRHTSYLDSGTASLDNITNIVIDRDDQVDLVPGRDTPAHDRLYDFARSEAAYQAQQALENYVVEPLEEVRDTVVDRAGRAVDGVRSGAEEVGRVFSDAWPDHWP
- a CDS encoding GNAT family N-acetyltransferase, whose amino-acid sequence is MGPLVARRPDVPRLHDGEVVGCAGLGLDPDQPTRAENGLTAVRADWRGRGLAVHLKLLTLAWAADHGITEVYTWTQDGNAAMRALNTRLGYATTRVGVQLSRPTRRA
- a CDS encoding PQQ-dependent sugar dehydrogenase, translating into MSLSVSLCTLAAGLLLAGPPSTAGTAPGAAPAARAEAPSLRIRTVARGLEHPWDVQQASGGRIVVSERDRARLSVVRAGKRRTLADLSSRVWVSGETGLMSVVVDADRGQVWACHGARTRNGPEVRVTRWRVDKGWRSLSRRRTMISGLPATSGRHGGCRLLLEQQGPGLVIGTGDAAVGTNPRDLDSLGGKVLRINRRTGAPMSDNPFAGAAGDRRYVYTYGHRNVQGLAQRADGSLWSVEHGSSRDDEVNLLVPGGDYGWHPVPGYDESVPMTDQSLPGEQQEAAWSSGSPTIATSGAAWVRGRQWGSLDGSLAVAALKGSEVRFLRFDGRGTLVGMTRPAALQRFGRLRSVTSARNGDLLLTTDNGARDRVLRVSPR